In Leptospira kirschneri serovar Cynopteri str. 3522 CT, one DNA window encodes the following:
- a CDS encoding zinc dependent phospholipase C family protein, with protein sequence MAGKITHLEVLSQICKHLDHGTADQRKIAVLMRAESNRKFANIGAIAPDIFYFYHIFSPHKTKKATRWGDMSHHNLVAELVLSFLDLILQTEEGIHRDRYIAFTLGYICHCVVDIVTHPYIFYISGDFYNKDKKISSLAQYNHMRVENALDSWLLDYRWGMTPKEYDFVHHVDAIFKSEKKIWKMDPMLWHFWLRGLKSTFSEEFKKYYIGSEDKIIPGDLLNESFLGYLEFHKIMDSRSRWVRGTLKFLDQITFHKVRSSVLMLPLKEHIDKRIMNEEKKKWNYPADPSIVREDSFVELINSSAQNGKEALTHAWNYLENKMSRSAFLKEYQGYNLDTGLRFQGVDSMKEFSPLEEV encoded by the coding sequence ATGGCAGGTAAAATCACTCATCTAGAAGTACTTTCTCAGATTTGTAAACATCTGGATCACGGAACCGCAGACCAAAGAAAAATCGCAGTTCTGATGCGGGCAGAATCCAACCGAAAGTTCGCAAACATAGGAGCCATCGCTCCGGATATATTTTATTTTTATCATATATTTTCTCCCCACAAAACAAAGAAGGCCACCAGATGGGGAGACATGAGTCATCACAATTTAGTCGCGGAACTAGTACTGAGTTTTTTGGATCTGATTCTACAGACAGAAGAAGGAATTCACAGAGATCGTTATATCGCGTTTACATTGGGTTATATATGTCATTGTGTCGTGGACATAGTCACTCATCCGTATATCTTTTATATCTCCGGAGATTTTTACAATAAGGACAAAAAAATCAGTAGTCTCGCACAATACAATCATATGAGAGTGGAAAACGCACTGGATTCTTGGTTGTTAGACTATAGATGGGGAATGACTCCAAAAGAATACGACTTTGTACATCACGTAGACGCCATCTTTAAATCCGAAAAAAAAATCTGGAAAATGGACCCTATGCTCTGGCATTTTTGGCTACGCGGACTCAAATCCACTTTCTCCGAAGAATTCAAAAAATATTATATAGGTTCTGAAGATAAAATCATTCCGGGAGATTTGTTAAACGAATCCTTTTTAGGTTATTTAGAATTTCATAAAATTATGGATTCTAGAAGTAGATGGGTACGAGGAACGCTAAAATTTCTAGATCAGATCACGTTTCACAAAGTCAGGTCTTCGGTACTCATGCTTCCGCTCAAAGAACATATAGACAAACGGATTATGAACGAAGAAAAAAAGAAATGGAACTATCCCGCAGATCCATCGATCGTAAGAGAAGATTCTTTTGTAGAACTGATCAACAGTTCCGCACAAAACGGCAAAGAAGCACTGACCCACGCCTGGAATTATCTGGAAAACAAAATGAGCCGATCCGCATTTTTAAAAGAATACCAAGGATACAACTTGGATACTGGACTCCGATTTCAAGGAGTAGATAGTATGAAGGAATTTTCACCGTTGGAAGAAGTTTAA
- a CDS encoding diaminopimelate decarboxylase — protein MQSIEKLKFLTEPQVRSIAEQFGTPVFVYSRERIEKSCEVALAFPNAYGLTVRYAMKANPNRTVLEIMKRKGIQIDASSEYEVLRAIHYGFKPEQIMLTSQELAKGLKELVESGVVFNACSLRQLETFGNLFPGKEVSVRFNPGLGSGQTKKTDVGGKTSSFGVWYEDINRVKEIASKFDLKIFKVHTHIGSGSDPDVWKVVAQVSLDIAAQFSECRILNLGGGFKVGRMEDEKTTDFQKIGPPVVELFQEFAKKHGTELHLEIEPGSFLMVNNGSILTTVDDIVSTGEGGYTFVKLDAGMDVNTRPSLYAAKHPLVVIPKEGVHSGKTADYVYVGHCCESGDLFTQADGGGPVTRITGEAKLGDYVVMEGAGAYCSSMSTKNYNSFPETAEVLLNSDGSFQLIRKRQNWEQIFQNEVFVSL, from the coding sequence ATGCAATCAATAGAAAAATTAAAATTTTTAACAGAACCACAGGTGAGATCCATCGCCGAACAATTTGGAACTCCTGTTTTTGTTTATTCCAGAGAACGAATCGAAAAAAGTTGTGAGGTCGCTCTTGCGTTTCCGAACGCTTACGGTTTGACCGTTCGATACGCTATGAAGGCCAATCCCAATCGTACCGTTTTAGAAATTATGAAACGAAAGGGAATTCAAATTGACGCAAGTTCTGAATACGAAGTCTTGAGAGCGATCCACTACGGATTTAAACCGGAGCAGATCATGTTGACTTCTCAAGAACTCGCCAAGGGTCTTAAGGAATTGGTAGAAAGTGGAGTGGTTTTTAACGCTTGTTCCCTTCGTCAGCTCGAAACCTTTGGAAATTTATTTCCAGGAAAAGAAGTCAGTGTTCGGTTTAATCCGGGACTTGGTTCCGGTCAGACTAAAAAGACGGACGTGGGTGGAAAAACTTCTTCCTTTGGAGTTTGGTACGAGGATATAAATCGGGTGAAAGAGATCGCGTCTAAGTTTGATCTGAAAATTTTTAAGGTTCATACTCATATCGGATCTGGAAGTGATCCGGACGTCTGGAAAGTGGTCGCTCAAGTTTCGCTTGATATTGCCGCTCAGTTTTCGGAATGTAGGATCTTAAATTTAGGCGGTGGTTTTAAGGTAGGTAGAATGGAAGATGAAAAAACTACTGATTTTCAAAAGATCGGTCCGCCAGTGGTTGAACTCTTTCAGGAATTTGCAAAAAAACACGGAACTGAACTCCATTTAGAAATCGAACCTGGCTCGTTTTTAATGGTGAATAACGGTTCTATACTTACTACCGTGGACGATATTGTTTCCACTGGGGAGGGTGGTTATACCTTTGTTAAATTAGACGCAGGTATGGACGTAAATACTAGACCTTCTTTGTATGCCGCCAAACATCCTTTAGTCGTTATTCCCAAAGAAGGAGTTCATTCCGGCAAAACTGCGGACTATGTGTATGTTGGTCATTGTTGCGAGAGTGGGGATTTATTTACTCAAGCGGATGGTGGCGGTCCGGTTACAAGAATAACAGGAGAAGCTAAATTAGGAGATTATGTTGTTATGGAAGGTGCTGGGGCATATTGTTCTTCTATGTCTACGAAAAATTACAACTCCTTCCCTGAAACGGCTGAGGTTCTACTGAATTCGGATGGAAGTTTTCAGCTGATTCGAAAACGTCAGAATTGGGAACAGATCTTTCAGAATGAAGTCTTTGTTTCTCTCTGA
- a CDS encoding IspD/TarI family cytidylyltransferase has protein sequence MKSLFLSEKIYVLILAGGTGSRMGSKIPKQFLELNGEPILLHSLKRFQTWGKQKRIVLVSHSESIQKIESICSPYLGNEDRIVEGGESRHSSMLCGLSVLDFKDEDIILIHDAARPFVLAEELDSLCEKVRSDGITTLASRTSETVLEELNGKTVSFLDREHIWFMKTPQGIRGDVLKELLTFSVDSIPTDLCSWALTFGKTSSIVESNPLNLKITRKEDLDLAEVFFSLFQKISSDI, from the coding sequence ATGAAGTCTTTGTTTCTCTCTGAAAAAATCTACGTTTTGATTTTAGCCGGCGGGACCGGTTCTAGAATGGGTTCTAAAATTCCGAAACAGTTTTTGGAATTAAACGGCGAACCCATTCTTCTTCATTCTTTAAAAAGATTTCAAACTTGGGGAAAACAAAAACGAATCGTACTGGTTTCTCATTCCGAATCGATCCAAAAAATTGAATCGATCTGCTCCCCTTATTTAGGAAACGAAGATAGGATCGTTGAAGGTGGAGAGTCTAGGCATTCTTCCATGTTATGCGGTTTGTCTGTTTTGGATTTTAAAGACGAAGATATTATTTTGATTCACGACGCTGCCAGGCCTTTTGTTCTTGCGGAAGAATTAGATTCTCTTTGTGAAAAAGTGCGTTCCGACGGGATAACCACTTTGGCTTCGCGCACTTCCGAAACTGTATTAGAAGAATTGAATGGAAAAACCGTGTCGTTTTTAGACCGGGAACACATCTGGTTTATGAAAACTCCTCAGGGGATTCGTGGCGATGTTTTGAAAGAACTGCTAACGTTTTCTGTGGACTCGATTCCCACCGATCTTTGTTCCTGGGCTTTAACTTTTGGGAAAACTTCTTCTATTGTGGAATCGAATCCTTTGAATCTTAAAATTACTCGTAAGGAAGATTTGGACCTTGCGGAAGTTTTTTTTTCTTTATTTCAAAAGATTTCATCGGATATATAA
- a CDS encoding IS4 family transposase, with translation MNTKHWSSTLVTELDWVEEEYLSLNLGDKRLDQRLKKIVSVMTKRGGTSLPDIFGNWSDTKGAYRFFSNPKVCYDKIISPHRQSTKKRIQKQETVLVLSDTTEVYYRKRDHVEGLGPMNSEYNQGLLLHPSIAFTPDGIPLGILDLKMWSRTELGANQTQDGRKMSIEDKESVKWIQGYRALCEFARESDSKYVYICDREADIYELFQEYVVAGENAPDMLIRANHERKIEGGGCSWSYLETLEPAHTYTITVPRKKGKEAREAIIELRFEKLTIKPPQYKKLENIDMYALTATEVDGPEEESIDWKFLTTIPIHNPDDAKRMIAYYKSRWGIEVFFKVLKSGCNIESTQFKFGDRFKACIAVSAIVAWRVMMLTFLGRNIPGLKASILFESFEWKGIYCRIFETPKPPNKEPDLDTVLSWIAKLGGHLARKSDAPPGPLVIFKGLMRAVEIGFMFKLLTKA, from the coding sequence ATGAACACTAAACATTGGAGTAGTACACTCGTAACGGAATTAGATTGGGTGGAAGAAGAATATCTGTCATTGAACTTAGGAGATAAAAGATTAGATCAACGACTTAAGAAAATAGTAAGTGTAATGACAAAGCGAGGCGGAACGAGTTTGCCAGATATATTTGGCAATTGGTCAGACACAAAAGGCGCATATCGTTTTTTTTCAAATCCGAAAGTATGTTATGATAAGATAATATCTCCTCATCGCCAATCCACAAAGAAACGAATTCAAAAACAAGAAACAGTATTGGTATTAAGCGACACAACGGAAGTCTATTATAGAAAAAGGGATCACGTTGAAGGCTTGGGACCGATGAACTCTGAATACAATCAGGGTCTTCTTTTGCATCCATCGATAGCGTTTACGCCTGATGGAATTCCTTTAGGAATATTGGACTTAAAAATGTGGTCGCGGACGGAATTAGGCGCTAACCAAACTCAAGACGGAAGAAAGATGTCCATCGAAGATAAGGAAAGTGTAAAGTGGATTCAAGGATACAGAGCCCTCTGTGAATTTGCAAGAGAATCCGATTCGAAATACGTATATATCTGCGATAGAGAAGCGGATATATACGAGCTATTCCAGGAATACGTAGTTGCTGGCGAAAACGCGCCTGATATGCTTATACGTGCAAATCACGAAAGGAAGATAGAAGGTGGAGGATGTTCTTGGTCCTATCTTGAAACTTTGGAGCCTGCACATACATATACGATTACTGTTCCAAGGAAGAAAGGCAAAGAAGCAAGAGAAGCAATAATTGAACTTCGATTTGAAAAGCTAACGATAAAACCTCCTCAATATAAGAAATTAGAAAATATTGATATGTATGCGTTAACCGCAACTGAAGTAGACGGACCCGAGGAAGAATCCATCGATTGGAAATTTCTAACCACAATTCCTATTCACAATCCAGACGATGCAAAAAGAATGATCGCATATTACAAAAGCCGTTGGGGTATTGAAGTATTCTTCAAGGTTTTAAAGTCGGGATGTAATATTGAATCCACTCAATTTAAATTTGGCGATCGATTCAAAGCTTGTATTGCAGTCTCTGCTATCGTTGCTTGGAGAGTTATGATGTTAACATTCTTAGGTAGAAATATTCCAGGCTTAAAAGCGTCCATCCTATTCGAGTCTTTTGAATGGAAGGGCATTTATTGTCGAATTTTTGAAACTCCAAAACCACCTAACAAAGAACCAGATTTGGATACGGTTTTGAGCTGGATTGCCAAATTAGGTGGCCACTTGGCTCGTAAGTCCGATGCTCCCCCTGGACCGCTTGTAATTTTTAAAGGCCTTATGAGAGCTGTTGAAATCGGATTTATGTTCAAATTACTTACCAAAGCCTGA
- a CDS encoding iron-containing alcohol dehydrogenase produces MHFEADCGYKVGNFVKNIGSRTVIFSTQQELENMDELSVIKTSLEKHIDGVILYDDIVKEPSPEELDTAAYFAKIANADCIIGYGSYESISMSKLIALLITNDIFAEDMINDRKIKLKKPIPLILIPTHPVFGLECSPISTILLGDEKITRYFSHELLFPELIIADPKISSFMSSMDISKVGVGILAAAVDTILSKFSTELTISSALRAIELLQKNLIPSIRDPKNVNYKNGLYAASLLTGIAQSSSSLGLCFALSLASSNITNLDIFQSMSILLPHVMEYNLTSSAGKYVMIARALDEDITNISVIEAAIKAVEGIRKIFIELKIPQRLSEYEVRKMDLPSIANLAASFPFLDSLPRELPKNEIETILIAAF; encoded by the coding sequence ATCCACTTTGAAGCTGATTGTGGCTACAAAGTGGGTAACTTCGTCAAAAACATAGGTTCTAGAACCGTCATTTTTTCCACACAACAAGAACTAGAAAACATGGACGAACTTTCCGTCATCAAGACTAGTTTAGAAAAACATATCGATGGGGTCATCTTATATGACGACATCGTTAAAGAACCTTCCCCCGAAGAATTGGATACTGCCGCCTACTTTGCAAAAATCGCAAATGCGGATTGTATCATCGGCTACGGTTCTTATGAATCGATCAGTATGTCCAAACTGATCGCTCTACTGATCACAAACGATATTTTTGCGGAGGACATGATTAACGATAGAAAGATAAAACTAAAAAAGCCGATTCCCTTAATTTTGATTCCTACTCATCCTGTTTTCGGTTTAGAATGTTCTCCTATTTCCACAATTCTATTAGGGGATGAAAAGATTACTAGATACTTCTCTCATGAACTTCTTTTTCCTGAACTAATCATAGCAGATCCTAAAATTTCTTCGTTTATGAGTTCCATGGACATTTCTAAAGTAGGGGTGGGAATTTTGGCCGCCGCCGTAGATACGATTCTTTCCAAATTTTCCACAGAACTTACGATCTCTTCCGCGCTCCGTGCAATCGAACTTTTACAAAAGAACTTAATCCCATCGATTCGAGACCCAAAAAACGTAAACTATAAAAACGGTTTATACGCGGCCAGTCTTTTGACAGGAATCGCACAGTCTTCCAGCTCACTCGGACTTTGTTTTGCTCTTTCATTAGCAAGTTCGAATATTACAAATTTAGATATTTTTCAATCCATGTCCATTCTTCTCCCTCACGTAATGGAGTACAATTTAACTTCCTCGGCGGGTAAATACGTAATGATAGCCAGAGCCTTAGACGAGGATATCACCAACATTTCTGTGATCGAAGCCGCAATTAAAGCAGTGGAAGGAATTCGTAAAATTTTTATCGAACTGAAAATTCCTCAAAGACTTTCGGAATACGAAGTGAGAAAGATGGACCTTCCCTCGATCGCAAATCTTGCAGCTTCATTTCCTTTTTTAGATTCTCTTCCGAGGGAACTTCCTAAAAACGAAATCGAAACGATTTTAATCGCTGCGTTTTAA
- a CDS encoding flagellar biosynthesis anti-sigma factor FlgM, which produces MTIDKIGGIGGSGYEPKRTTPVKKTESKETFDNVSISDTAKQKASEAKLQAEIQTITRKILSTPDDQDRSVKLKEIKEKLKNGDYDNLSPEVLNTIADRISETMLGQ; this is translated from the coding sequence ATGACTATCGATAAAATCGGTGGGATCGGTGGAAGCGGGTACGAACCGAAAAGAACCACCCCGGTTAAAAAAACGGAATCAAAAGAGACTTTTGACAATGTTTCTATTTCCGATACCGCAAAACAAAAAGCTTCCGAAGCAAAACTACAAGCGGAAATTCAAACTATAACTCGCAAAATTCTTTCTACTCCAGACGATCAGGATCGTTCCGTTAAACTGAAAGAAATCAAAGAAAAGTTAAAAAACGGAGACTATGACAATTTGAGTCCAGAGGTTCTAAATACAATCGCTGATAGAATTTCAGAAACCATGTTGGGGCAATAA
- the rsmI gene encoding 16S rRNA (cytidine(1402)-2'-O)-methyltransferase, translating to MNSEEESSEIPLEPGTLYVVSTPIGNLEDLTFRALRILKNTDRILCENSGHSKKLFRSYSIHTQCSTLYKDQSEKPYFSILEELKEGKTFALVSDAGTPGISDPGSHLIRVIRQKGFKVSPVPGPSALTALLGVSGWQANPFLFLGFLSEKKGKKRNQLCEWKEFQGLIMIFESVHRIEDTLNAIQEVFSDCEFLVGREMTKIHEEILHFSPFTTEKSKEFASKGEFVVLINTNRKKMLKGSIGSADRIQ from the coding sequence ATGAATTCAGAGGAGGAATCTTCGGAAATTCCTCTCGAACCTGGAACTTTATACGTTGTTTCCACACCGATCGGAAACTTGGAAGATCTCACTTTCCGAGCGCTTAGAATTCTAAAAAATACAGACCGAATTCTTTGTGAAAACTCGGGACATTCTAAAAAATTGTTTCGATCTTATTCAATCCATACTCAATGCTCCACACTTTATAAAGACCAATCTGAAAAACCCTACTTTAGTATATTAGAAGAATTGAAAGAAGGAAAAACGTTTGCACTCGTTTCGGATGCGGGAACTCCCGGAATTTCGGATCCGGGTTCTCATTTGATTCGTGTGATTCGACAAAAAGGATTTAAAGTCTCCCCCGTTCCGGGTCCAAGCGCACTGACCGCACTACTCGGAGTTTCGGGATGGCAGGCAAATCCGTTTTTATTTTTAGGATTTTTATCCGAAAAAAAAGGAAAAAAAAGAAATCAACTCTGCGAATGGAAAGAGTTCCAAGGTCTGATTATGATTTTTGAATCCGTTCACAGAATCGAGGATACTTTGAACGCCATCCAAGAAGTATTTTCGGACTGTGAATTTCTAGTAGGTAGGGAAATGACTAAAATTCACGAAGAAATCCTCCATTTTTCTCCTTTTACAACCGAAAAATCAAAGGAATTTGCTTCTAAGGGTGAATTTGTGGTTTTAATCAATACGAATCGTAAAAAAATGCTTAAAGGCTCTATAGGATCGGCCGATAGAATTCAGTAG
- a CDS encoding LIC11073 family putative lipoprotein: MHFQIFRSTFLPILTFIWILFGCGMNTDVAQSPFIFISPVGVPQFLSILAVNEGITDTATKDTDFQSEPNNYKPEFLVRYYVTNAEPQFVGYNLYITTAAPSVAETLTSGNVYLENGVQPSFPHLASEASTSSSKLQTHRVLNQIPPPGVFPFIKCEIYTFTMRALLNSGIFSNPSTPVKMCSSSRPFLCPVGSSCNPAECNNSSCTTAVKQNCPVGTLCNPCTISGSEETGCICPTGVSPPGCNL, translated from the coding sequence ATGCATTTTCAAATCTTTCGTTCTACGTTCCTTCCAATACTTACCTTCATTTGGATTTTATTCGGTTGTGGTATGAATACAGACGTAGCACAATCACCTTTCATATTCATTTCTCCAGTAGGAGTTCCTCAGTTCTTAAGTATCCTAGCCGTAAACGAAGGAATTACAGATACGGCTACAAAAGATACGGACTTTCAATCCGAGCCGAATAACTATAAACCTGAATTTCTAGTTCGTTATTACGTAACCAACGCAGAGCCTCAATTCGTAGGTTATAATCTATACATTACTACAGCGGCTCCTTCGGTCGCAGAAACTCTAACCTCAGGAAACGTCTACTTAGAAAATGGAGTACAACCTTCCTTTCCTCATCTTGCCTCCGAAGCTTCTACAAGTTCTTCTAAACTACAAACTCATAGAGTCCTTAATCAAATTCCTCCTCCGGGAGTATTTCCATTCATCAAGTGTGAGATTTATACGTTCACAATGAGGGCACTTTTAAACAGTGGAATTTTCTCAAATCCATCAACTCCTGTAAAGATGTGTTCTTCTTCTCGTCCTTTTCTTTGTCCTGTAGGTTCCAGTTGTAACCCAGCGGAATGTAACAACTCCTCTTGTACTACAGCAGTAAAACAAAACTGTCCCGTAGGAACTCTTTGTAATCCTTGTACAATTTCTGGATCGGAAGAAACCGGTTGTATTTGTCCTACTGGAGTTTCTCCTCCAGGTTGTAATTTATGA
- a CDS encoding LIC_20245 family lipoprotein, with protein MISIRKLVIYSGISVSLIVLVWILFSSEDSGEKERKSKEADSVALLLGGGGGSSSSSGSSGGKTNESIFDSSFYKSGKGEYIESNKGEPKEADPNAADADNPVNPQTNKPYTNEEMERFSQLRERFPDNSLIPKKLSPAEKEAKRQEDSRIAEAARNVFARTATQDQIRSYYQNMEKQTQDRMDIINYLVDLQKGSGEEETEKKLNNIQESIKNQLQQVQKEKENAFKQAGIL; from the coding sequence GTGATAAGCATTCGTAAATTAGTTATTTATTCTGGAATTTCAGTCTCATTGATCGTGCTCGTTTGGATTCTTTTTTCTTCGGAAGATTCCGGCGAAAAAGAAAGAAAAAGCAAAGAGGCGGATAGTGTTGCGCTTCTTTTAGGTGGAGGTGGGGGGAGTTCCTCTTCTTCCGGATCTTCTGGAGGTAAAACGAACGAGTCCATTTTTGATTCTTCCTTTTATAAGTCTGGAAAGGGAGAATACATTGAGTCCAATAAAGGAGAACCAAAAGAAGCAGATCCTAACGCCGCGGATGCGGATAATCCTGTGAATCCTCAGACAAACAAACCTTATACCAATGAAGAGATGGAACGTTTTAGTCAGTTGCGGGAACGTTTTCCGGATAATTCTCTTATTCCTAAAAAGTTAAGTCCTGCCGAAAAAGAGGCTAAAAGACAGGAAGATAGCCGAATTGCGGAAGCGGCGCGTAACGTTTTTGCAAGGACAGCCACTCAGGATCAAATTCGTTCTTATTATCAAAACATGGAAAAACAAACTCAGGATCGAATGGATATTATCAATTATCTTGTGGATCTTCAAAAAGGTTCGGGAGAAGAAGAGACCGAAAAGAAACTGAATAACATTCAAGAATCTATCAAAAATCAACTTCAACAGGTTCAAAAAGAAAAGGAAAACGCGTTCAAACAAGCTGGGATTTTGTAG
- the nadE gene encoding NAD(+) synthase: MQSVRLTSVSLKTKVFDFQGNLEKIKRVLELEKKSDLILFPELCISGYGCEDAFYFPRIWKKSWSSLIQLLPHTENKIIIVGLPIFQNPYLFNCAAVICNGAVAGIVPKSNLASTGVHYENRWFTRGEESQENFVAPDGSTIPFGSLVFETDYFSFGVEICEDSWVLQKPSIPLAEAGTDLILSPGASHFAFGKQRIRRQIFQESSRRESNVYLFSNLCGNESGRLIFEGGSMIVQNGKLLSESERLFFGDFSLCSNEIDFEASQADRAKNFRPSGNRFSKTKSTEENKIYLGIEFPKRTPKVNKSLLEISISKEEESYLDFTKAVALGLFDYLMYSNTKGYTLSLSGGADSSACALLVTAMKKIAKLELGENFFKSKGIPEENILCTLYQSTSNNSDRTKFLAKSLAEEIQSIHGDLTIDSEIQSISEKISKLTGIFFRWDEHNLVLQNIQARVRSPIIWMLANLNGHLLLSTGNRSEASVGYTTMDGDSSGSIAPLTGVSKEFILRWLRFVSDGKDPILPAYPSIKEIILSPPSAELKPQEDKQEDEKDLMPYPLLQKIEELFIVRGAGFPEIIQLLSEDSEIQYLPPGFLEESVKKYISLFHKNQWKRERLPPSFHLDDYGLDPKSSFRFPILSEESGL; the protein is encoded by the coding sequence ATGCAGTCCGTAAGACTTACGTCCGTTTCTCTCAAAACGAAAGTATTCGATTTTCAAGGGAACTTGGAAAAGATCAAAAGAGTTCTCGAATTAGAGAAAAAATCGGATCTGATTTTATTCCCAGAACTTTGTATATCCGGTTACGGATGCGAAGACGCATTCTATTTTCCAAGAATCTGGAAAAAATCCTGGAGTTCTTTAATACAACTACTCCCTCATACGGAAAATAAGATCATAATAGTTGGCCTACCTATATTCCAAAATCCTTATTTATTCAACTGTGCTGCAGTAATTTGTAACGGCGCTGTAGCGGGAATTGTACCTAAATCCAATCTAGCTTCCACAGGAGTTCATTATGAAAATAGATGGTTCACCAGAGGTGAAGAATCTCAAGAAAATTTCGTAGCTCCAGATGGATCAACGATCCCTTTCGGTTCTCTCGTTTTTGAAACGGACTATTTTTCTTTCGGCGTAGAAATCTGCGAAGACTCATGGGTATTACAAAAACCTTCTATACCACTTGCAGAAGCTGGAACGGATCTAATCCTTTCTCCAGGAGCATCTCATTTTGCATTTGGAAAACAAAGAATTCGTAGACAAATCTTCCAAGAAAGTTCAAGAAGAGAGTCTAACGTATATCTATTTTCTAATTTATGTGGGAACGAATCCGGAAGACTGATTTTCGAAGGCGGTTCCATGATCGTTCAAAATGGGAAATTACTTTCAGAATCAGAAAGACTCTTTTTCGGAGATTTTAGTCTTTGCTCCAACGAGATCGACTTCGAAGCGTCCCAAGCAGATAGAGCAAAAAATTTTCGTCCTTCCGGAAATCGTTTTAGTAAAACAAAATCAACCGAAGAAAATAAAATCTATTTAGGCATAGAATTTCCTAAAAGAACCCCAAAAGTAAACAAATCCTTACTGGAAATTTCAATTTCCAAAGAAGAGGAATCATACCTGGATTTTACGAAAGCGGTGGCATTAGGACTTTTTGATTATCTAATGTATTCCAATACGAAAGGTTATACACTTTCTCTTTCCGGAGGAGCCGACAGTTCTGCGTGCGCCCTGCTCGTAACCGCAATGAAAAAAATCGCAAAATTAGAGTTAGGCGAAAATTTTTTTAAATCCAAAGGAATTCCAGAAGAAAATATACTTTGTACACTCTATCAGTCTACTTCAAATAATTCAGATCGGACTAAATTTCTGGCCAAGTCATTAGCGGAAGAAATTCAATCGATTCACGGAGATTTGACGATCGATTCGGAAATACAAAGTATCTCCGAAAAAATCTCCAAACTTACCGGAATTTTCTTTCGTTGGGATGAACATAACTTAGTTCTACAAAACATTCAGGCGAGAGTTCGTTCTCCTATCATTTGGATGCTCGCCAATTTAAACGGACATCTTCTTCTTTCCACCGGAAATAGAAGCGAAGCAAGCGTAGGTTATACGACAATGGATGGGGATTCTTCAGGATCAATTGCACCATTAACAGGAGTTAGTAAAGAATTTATTTTGAGATGGTTACGTTTTGTTTCAGATGGAAAAGACCCAATCCTTCCGGCATATCCTTCCATCAAAGAAATCATACTCTCTCCACCCAGCGCCGAATTAAAACCACAGGAAGATAAACAAGAAGACGAAAAAGATCTGATGCCCTATCCACTCTTGCAAAAAATAGAAGAGCTATTTATAGTAAGAGGAGCTGGTTTTCCTGAAATCATACAACTTCTTTCCGAAGATTCTGAAATACAATACTTACCTCCCGGATTTTTAGAAGAATCGGTAAAAAAATACATTTCACTGTTTCATAAAAATCAGTGGAAACGGGAAAGGCTTCCTCCTTCATTTCATTTAGACGATTATGGATTGGACCCAAAATCCAGCTTTCGCTTTCCGATTCTTTCAGAGGAAAGTGGATTATAA
- the pyrE gene encoding orotate phosphoribosyltransferase yields MKQELLELIRTHVYRYSEQPFTLASGKKSRHYFNCKEITLVPDRLELLCKFIVEQHLGESGILLPQAFGGLTMGADPICYGISLEFRKQNKNVYPLIVRKLSKDHGTKKLVEGSAHLVKQCVVVDDVITTGGSTIQAIHSLRDCGIKVVQGVCILDRQEGGKEVILAEGVEMFPIFKKIDFGNLEHE; encoded by the coding sequence ATGAAACAAGAACTTTTAGAACTCATTCGAACTCATGTGTATCGTTATTCGGAACAACCTTTTACATTAGCTTCCGGAAAGAAATCCAGACATTATTTTAATTGTAAGGAAATTACTCTTGTTCCGGATCGTTTGGAGCTTTTATGTAAATTTATCGTAGAACAGCATTTAGGCGAATCTGGAATTTTACTACCTCAGGCCTTTGGTGGTCTTACTATGGGAGCTGATCCGATCTGTTACGGAATCAGTTTGGAATTTAGAAAACAAAATAAGAATGTATATCCTTTGATTGTACGCAAACTTTCCAAGGATCATGGGACGAAAAAATTGGTGGAAGGTTCGGCTCATTTGGTGAAACAATGTGTGGTCGTAGACGACGTAATTACTACGGGCGGTTCTACGATTCAAGCAATCCATAGTTTAAGAGATTGTGGAATCAAAGTTGTCCAAGGTGTTTGTATTTTGGATCGTCAAGAAGGTGGGAAGGAAGTGATTCTTGCGGAAGGTGTGGAAATGTTTCCTATATTCAAAAAAATTGATTTTGGTAATTTGGAACATGAGTGA